ACTCTTCGATGCGCAGGCTGGTGAGGGCCACGGGCGCGCCGCAGCCCTCAGGCGCCGAACTTCTCGAGCCTGCCGGCGTGGGCGAGCAGCAGGCCGATGAGCTCGCGCGACGGGAAGGTCCCGAGGTGCCCGCGAATCGCCTGGTGCTCGTCGAAGGCGGTCGTTTCGTCGACAAAGGCTATCGGCGACGCCACCATCAACGGGACCGGATGGAAGCTGTGGGCCGCCATCGGCGCCGGCGTCGAGTGATCTCCGGTGACCGCCACGACCTCCGGGCCCAGCGCGAGGAGGCGCGGCAGGAGCGCGTCGACCTCTTCGATGGCCGCCGCCTTGGTGTCGATGTCGCCGTCTTCGCCCGCCTGGTCGGTCTGCTTGACGTGCAGGAAGAAGAAGTCGAACGCCTGCCAGTGGAGGGCGACCTGGTCGAGAATTTCGCCGATCCGCTTGCCGCACGGGATGACCGCCATGCCGCATGCCGCAGCCACGCCGCGATAGAGCGGATAGCCGGCGAAGGCGCCGCAGCGCATCTTGTAGAGCTCGGGGAGCTGCGGCAGATCCGGCAACCGGGAGAATCCGCGCAGGAGGACCCGGTTGGCCTTCGGCTCGTCTGCGATCGCGTTCTCCATGAGGGCTACGGCGCGGCGCACGAGCGCTGCGGCCTTCACGCCGCCGGGCGCCGTCTCGCGCGCCGCGAGCGGCGGAACTCCGAGCTGTTGGGGGTCGGTGTCGTCGATTGCCGGCTCGAGCCCGGGGCCGCGCAGCAGCAGCACGAAGCGGTGGGCCTCGCCTGGCACGACGCTCACCTGGGCGTCGGAGTCGGAGAGGCCGGACAGAGCCTGGTTGAGCTTCGCGCAGACGCGAATGCACTCGCTGGTCGGGATCCTGCCGGCGCGCCGGTCGGAGAGCTCGCCGGCGGCGTTGGCGGTCGCGAAGTTGCCCCGTGCCGCGACGTCGCCCGGCTCGAGGGAGAGACCGAGGCCGAGCGCCTCCAGGATGCCGCGCCCGATGTCGAAGCGGCTCTCCCGCGGGTCGTAACCGAAGAGCGCGAGATGCCCCGGGCCGCTGCCGGGGGTGATGCCGGTCGCCACCGGCACGATCCGGCCGAGCGAGGACCGCGCCGCGAGGGCGTCGAGGTGGGGCTTGCGTGCCTTCTGCAGCGCCGTCAGGGGTTGCGACGGGGTCGCCAGGTCGCCGACGCCGTCGAGGACCAGCAGGACGATCTTCGCCGCATTGGGCTGCGCCAGGCGGGAGAGCAGTTCGAGATGTCGCATCGATGGCCGGAGGAGAGCTGTGGCGGCAGGACTCAGGCGACGAGGTAGCCGATGGCCCGGATCTGCAGACGGGAGCGCGGCTCGAAGCCGTTCCCGACCAGGGCGTAGGAGCTCTTGCCGGCCATGATCGGGAGGACGATCCAGCCGTCGAAGGTGTCGCCGGCGCCGTAGGGTGCCACGACCGGCTCGATCTCCGCGAGCTTGATCCAGTGCTCGTCTTCGGGATCGAACGATCCCTGGAGCTCGAGATAGGCGCGATCGAGGTCGATGACTTTCTGACCCGAAGGGTGCCAGACGGAGAAGACGAAGCGGATCTCGTCGAAGGCCGCCGTGTCGATCATCTTCTGCGAGTGGACCGTCATCGGAAAGGAGAACGCTCCCGCCGAGTCGGTGGCGAAGATCTCCGGCGTGGCGTCGAAGCTG
The nucleotide sequence above comes from Thermoanaerobaculia bacterium. Encoded proteins:
- a CDS encoding 2,3-bisphosphoglycerate-independent phosphoglycerate mutase, with the protein product MRHLELLSRLAQPNAAKIVLLVLDGVGDLATPSQPLTALQKARKPHLDALAARSSLGRIVPVATGITPGSGPGHLALFGYDPRESRFDIGRGILEALGLGLSLEPGDVAARGNFATANAAGELSDRRAGRIPTSECIRVCAKLNQALSGLSDSDAQVSVVPGEAHRFVLLLRGPGLEPAIDDTDPQQLGVPPLAARETAPGGVKAAALVRRAVALMENAIADEPKANRVLLRGFSRLPDLPQLPELYKMRCGAFAGYPLYRGVAAACGMAVIPCGKRIGEILDQVALHWQAFDFFFLHVKQTDQAGEDGDIDTKAAAIEEVDALLPRLLALGPEVVAVTGDHSTPAPMAAHSFHPVPLMVASPIAFVDETTAFDEHQAIRGHLGTFPSRELIGLLLAHAGRLEKFGA